Below is a genomic region from Aminivibrio pyruvatiphilus.
CGGTCCAGATCGGTACCGCCCAGGACACCTTCATCACCGGAACGGGCCTTCCCGCCGAGATCAAGCGGTTCCAGAAGAACGACGACGCCCTCATGGAGGTCAAGGTCGGCAGGGGGGACTTCTCCGTCCTCAACCTCACCGTGGCCAACGCCTTTCTCCGGAACAACAAGACCTTCGGGGAAGACCTCAAGATCGGCTTCCGCAACAAGATCCACCGGGAAGGCGAAGGCATCGCCCTCGGCATTCCCAAGGGAGACGAAGCTTTCCTGAAGGCCGTGAACGACGCCATCGCCCTCATGAAAAAGAACGGAGAATTCGACGAACTCAAGAAAAAGTACCAGATGGACTGAAAGGTGTGAGCACATGGCCAGGCTGCTGAGCCAGTCCGACGTGGAGAAGCTCATCTCCATGAAGGACATCGTTGAAATACTGGACAAAACCTACCGGGGGATGGGCGAGGGAACCGTCGTCAACCCCGCCAAGGGAACCCTCGACCTCGGGGAGAGCGGCCCCTATCCCCCCTACCATGCGGACATCAACTCCATGCCCGCCTACGTGGGATGGGTGGACACGGCAGGCATCAAGTGGGCCGGCGGATGGATGGACAACCCCGCCCGGGGCCTGCCCTACGTCAGCGCCATCATCGTCCTCGTCAACCCCAGGAACGGCATCTTCACCGGGGTGATGGACGGCACCCTCATCACCAACCTGCGGACAGGCGCCCAGACCGCCGTGGCGCTGAAATACCTTTTTCCTGAACGGAAATCCCTCTCCGTGGGCCTCTTCGGCGCGGGAGTCCAGGGAAGGACCCAGACCCGGGCCATAGCGGAGCTCTTCGGCATCGACGAACTCAGGGTGTACGACATCTTCCCCGAAGCCGCCGCACAATTCGCTGCCGACATGGAATCTGTCGTCACGGGAAAAATCACCGTCTGCACAGCTCCCGAACAGGCCGCCGAAGGGGACGCCGTCATCACCGTCACCCACGCCAAGGACGGCTTCTTCCGGAAGGAATGGTTCGCCCCCGGCTCCGTCCTCTTCCCCATGGGGTCCTACAAGGAATGCCGGGACGAAACCCTGCTCTCCGCGGATGCCATCGTGGTGGACCACGTGGCCCAGTGCCTCCACCGGGGAGCCCTCAAGGACCTCGCCGAGGCGGGCAGAATAGGCGAAAAGGACATCACCGCCACCCTCGGTGAACTCGCGGCGGGAAAGAAAACCGTCACCGCTTCGTCCGGTTCCAGGATCCTCTGCATCCCCATCGGCACCGGGGCCATGGACGTGGCCGCCGCGGCCGTGGTGCTCCAGCGGGCGGAGGAACAGGGCATCGGCGGAACCTTCGACTTCGCCGTCTGATACAGGAACAGCATAGAATACCAGCCGCGGCCGGGGTTTTTTCCCCGGCCGCGAATTATTGTTGTCCCGAAGCGAGAACCTGTCATTCCGAGGAGCGGTTTTGGCGATGATCGCGGAGAATCCCCGTAGGGGAAGCAGCTGGTCCTGCTTTTGCCCTGTCATCCTGAGGGCTGTTCCACCGCCCGAAGGATCTGGTTGGTTTGGTCTTCCTCCGAGTGACCCTCTCCGGAATTGACGGACCGTCAAAAAGGCCCGACAATGAGATCAATCTCACTGGAGGTGCCTCACATGGGAAAAGGAGAAAGACACCGAAAATATGACCCTGAATTCAAGAAGCATGTACTCCGGCTGGTGGCGGAAGGAAGCCCTGCCGTTAAAATCGCCGAAGACTTCGG
It encodes:
- a CDS encoding ornithine cyclodeaminase family protein, which encodes MARLLSQSDVEKLISMKDIVEILDKTYRGMGEGTVVNPAKGTLDLGESGPYPPYHADINSMPAYVGWVDTAGIKWAGGWMDNPARGLPYVSAIIVLVNPRNGIFTGVMDGTLITNLRTGAQTAVALKYLFPERKSLSVGLFGAGVQGRTQTRAIAELFGIDELRVYDIFPEAAAQFAADMESVVTGKITVCTAPEQAAEGDAVITVTHAKDGFFRKEWFAPGSVLFPMGSYKECRDETLLSADAIVVDHVAQCLHRGALKDLAEAGRIGEKDITATLGELAAGKKTVTASSGSRILCIPIGTGAMDVAAAAVVLQRAEEQGIGGTFDFAV